The following proteins are co-located in the Campylobacter concisus genome:
- a CDS encoding Fic family protein produces the protein MKEEVSSNIIIPEPSFGSNLTNVILDLEKLRTKRLGGDVPPYIFFQLKNIFQILETLGSARIEGNNTTLSEYVEKIIDKNFTDESDDEIKSLENAIAFIEDNTDEETIFDRAYISEIHKIITKGLTPPPKGEGSNYPGELRRHDVSIKKSGHIPPKHFILPDYFNKFIEFINEKHKEQYQLLMVAIAHHRFEFIHPFDNGNGRMGRLLNYAFLIKLGFKVKQGRLINPSSVFYANRDQYYDMLSCADTLEPRDLLAWCEYFLIGLKNEIEKIDHLLKKEYVQKIILLPMLKIALDREHITKQEFDILTYIVKKDDMCMKAEELDKFGIRKSKEKSNIMTKLKDKKMVRSITDGGRIYTIYFVNNYLLRSIMHVLKDSGFVSDFLNNNI, from the coding sequence ATGAAAGAAGAAGTAAGTAGTAATATAATAATACCAGAGCCATCTTTTGGAAGTAATTTGACTAATGTTATTTTAGATTTGGAAAAGCTAAGGACCAAAAGGCTTGGTGGTGATGTACCTCCATATATATTTTTTCAGCTTAAAAATATTTTTCAAATTTTAGAAACTTTAGGATCAGCTAGAATCGAAGGAAATAATACAACATTATCTGAATATGTTGAGAAGATTATAGATAAAAATTTTACAGATGAAAGCGATGATGAGATAAAAAGCTTAGAAAATGCCATAGCTTTTATAGAAGACAACACAGATGAAGAAACCATATTTGATCGTGCCTATATTTCAGAAATCCATAAAATTATTACAAAAGGCTTAACACCGCCGCCAAAAGGTGAAGGATCTAACTATCCTGGAGAATTAAGGCGACATGACGTAAGTATAAAAAAATCAGGACATATTCCACCAAAGCACTTTATATTGCCAGATTATTTTAATAAGTTTATAGAATTTATCAACGAAAAACATAAGGAGCAGTACCAGCTCTTAATGGTTGCTATTGCGCACCATAGGTTTGAGTTTATTCATCCATTTGACAATGGAAATGGTAGAATGGGTAGACTTTTAAATTATGCTTTTTTAATTAAGCTCGGATTTAAAGTTAAGCAAGGTAGACTTATAAATCCGTCTTCTGTTTTTTACGCAAATAGAGATCAGTATTACGATATGTTGTCGTGCGCCGATACTTTAGAGCCTAGAGATTTGTTAGCTTGGTGCGAATATTTTTTAATAGGATTAAAAAATGAGATCGAAAAAATAGACCATCTTTTAAAAAAAGAATATGTACAAAAAATTATACTTCTACCAATGCTCAAAATAGCACTAGATAGAGAACATATAACAAAACAAGAATTTGATATATTGACGTATATTGTTAAAAAAGATGATATGTGTATGAAAGCCGAAGAACTTGATAAATTTGGTATACGAAAATCAAAAGAAAAATCAAACATTATGACAAAACTGAAAGATAAAAAAATGGTTAGATCCATAACTGATGGTGGAAGAATTTACACTATCTATTTTGTAAATAATTATCTTTTGCGTAGCATTATGCATGTATTAAAAGATAGTGGTTTTGTCTCTGATTTTTTAAATAATAATATTTAA